One window of the Streptomyces asoensis genome contains the following:
- a CDS encoding TetR/AcrR family transcriptional regulator yields MVRVRLSVAERREELLRAAIEQIEARGVAAVRIADVAAALGVSNALVLYHFSTKEKLVADAFAYAAEGDLALLRKLVGRRTTALRRLRSAVRWYAPTGQAKGWRLWIEGWAVSLREPALREVARDLDREWKAALAEVIAEGVAAGEFRCPDPAGTALRLTALLDGLAVQLTSYAGTVSRARAQEWVDEALARELGLGPETLSAQER; encoded by the coding sequence GTGGTGAGGGTCCGGTTGAGTGTGGCCGAGCGGCGCGAGGAGCTGCTGCGGGCGGCCATCGAGCAGATCGAGGCGCGGGGCGTGGCGGCGGTCAGGATCGCCGACGTGGCCGCGGCCCTCGGTGTGAGCAACGCCCTGGTGCTCTACCACTTCTCGACGAAGGAGAAGCTCGTCGCCGACGCGTTCGCCTACGCGGCCGAGGGCGACCTGGCGCTGCTGCGCAAGCTGGTCGGCCGCCGTACCACGGCACTGCGCCGGCTGCGGTCGGCGGTGCGCTGGTACGCGCCCACGGGACAGGCCAAGGGCTGGCGGCTGTGGATCGAGGGCTGGGCGGTGTCGCTGCGCGAGCCCGCGCTGCGGGAGGTCGCGCGGGATCTCGACCGGGAGTGGAAGGCGGCGCTCGCCGAGGTGATCGCGGAGGGCGTGGCCGCGGGCGAGTTCCGGTGCCCGGACCCGGCCGGCACGGCCCTGCGCCTGACCGCCCTGCTCGACGGACTCGCCGTACAGCTGACGTCCTACGCGGGCACGGTGTCCCGGGCCCGGGCCCAGGAGTGGGTCGACGAGGCGCTGGCCCGGGAACTCGGGCTGGGCCCCGAGACGTTGAGCGCCCAGGAGCGCTGA
- a CDS encoding SIMPL domain-containing protein codes for MPFPRTPVAAALVSLLALGVPALTGPTAAALPAHPAVAARPLAPDSPATVTVTGEGSASAPPDLAVVGAGVEASAKTSQSALDAQNKAAAALLAAVRAQGVADRDIRTESISLDAVYDHTGGTARLTGYQAAQSFSVKVREVARVGAVVQAVTDAAGAAGRIGFVAFDVSDPAPMRAGAREAAHADAHAKAEQYARLSGRHLGRLVSLSEDASSSPRPAPSSADTPGAGLGGVPVAPGEIRATATVTAVYELD; via the coding sequence ATGCCCTTTCCCCGTACGCCCGTCGCCGCGGCCCTCGTCTCCCTGCTCGCCCTGGGCGTCCCCGCACTCACCGGGCCCACGGCGGCCGCGCTGCCCGCCCACCCCGCCGTGGCGGCCCGTCCGCTCGCACCGGACAGCCCCGCCACCGTCACGGTGACCGGCGAGGGCAGCGCGAGCGCACCGCCCGACCTCGCGGTCGTGGGCGCCGGCGTCGAGGCCTCCGCCAAGACCTCGCAGTCCGCGCTGGACGCACAGAACAAGGCGGCCGCCGCCCTGCTGGCCGCCGTCCGCGCCCAGGGCGTCGCCGACCGGGACATCCGTACGGAGAGCATCTCCCTCGACGCCGTCTACGACCACACGGGCGGCACCGCCCGTCTGACGGGCTACCAGGCCGCGCAGTCCTTCTCCGTGAAGGTGCGTGAGGTGGCGAGGGTCGGCGCGGTCGTGCAGGCGGTCACCGACGCCGCCGGTGCCGCCGGCCGGATCGGTTTCGTGGCCTTCGACGTCTCCGACCCCGCCCCGATGCGGGCCGGTGCGCGCGAGGCCGCCCACGCCGACGCCCACGCCAAGGCCGAGCAGTACGCCCGCCTCAGCGGCCGCCACCTGGGCCGGCTCGTCTCGCTCAGCGAGGACGCGTCGAGCTCCCCGCGCCCGGCGCCGTCGTCCGCGGACACCCCCGGTGCCGGTCTCGGGGGTGTGCCCGTCGCACCCGGTGAGATCCGCGCGACGGCGACGGTGACGGCGGTGTACGAGCTGGACTGA
- a CDS encoding GTP-binding protein, whose amino-acid sequence MDYDDSSEYDEYDEHREYGAPDGGGSDPFPTALKILVAGGFGVGKTTFVGAVSEIAPLSTEELLTTVSAATDNLDGIENKVETTVAMDFGRITLDPSHVLYLFGTPGQERFWFMWDELSEGALGAVILADTRRLEECFAAVDFFEERGLAFIIAINEFDGSHRYNPEEVRAAIDLAPDVPVVRCDARISASGVQTLLTLVKHLIAHAPAAPQPSRGAHM is encoded by the coding sequence ATGGACTACGACGACAGCTCTGAGTACGACGAGTACGACGAGCACCGCGAGTACGGCGCCCCCGACGGCGGCGGCTCGGACCCCTTTCCCACGGCGCTGAAGATCCTGGTCGCGGGCGGTTTCGGGGTCGGCAAGACGACCTTCGTCGGCGCCGTGAGCGAGATCGCGCCGCTCAGCACCGAGGAGCTGCTCACCACGGTCAGTGCCGCGACCGACAATCTCGACGGCATCGAGAACAAGGTCGAGACGACCGTGGCCATGGACTTCGGCCGCATCACCCTCGACCCGAGCCACGTCCTCTACCTGTTCGGCACGCCCGGTCAGGAGAGGTTCTGGTTCATGTGGGACGAACTGTCCGAGGGCGCCCTCGGCGCGGTCATCCTCGCCGACACCCGCCGCCTCGAGGAGTGCTTCGCGGCCGTCGACTTCTTCGAGGAACGCGGACTCGCCTTCATCATCGCCATCAACGAGTTCGACGGCTCCCACCGCTACAACCCCGAGGAGGTGCGTGCCGCCATCGATCTCGCCCCGGACGTCCCCGTCGTGCGCTGCGACGCCCGTATCTCCGCGTCCGGTGTCCAGACCCTGCTCACCCTCGTCAAACACCTCATCGCCCACGCACCGGCCGCACCCCAGCCGAGCCGCGGCGCCCACATGTGA
- a CDS encoding sensor histidine kinase: MSHLRAPATRADRREGGRHGRPVARPAPASAETHIRPQLLRLAVLPPTAVALSACAVVLFTVRSTGVRPGVTLWAVLAGAVAVTGVGIVIAAVAADRAARSVSDRVAALRRGSARGEADLRAVIEALRRGEVPPRRTSRGGPPGDADDFELLAADLARAHDGAVTAVVQAAQLSSQAGSEQKLEVFVNLARRLQSLVHREISILDELENAIEDPDLLKGLFHVDHLATRIRRHAENLAVLGGAVSRRQWSNPVPMTEVLRSAIAEVEQYARVKLVPPIDGELRGHAVADVIHLLAELVENATVFSAPHTQVLLRANLVTSGLAVEVEDRGLGMPVEEQSRMNALLADPDQVNVGRLLADGRIGLFVVSQLARRHGIRVRLQNNIYGGVQAVLVVPQALLGSAPGVPGAVPREPDTDGGGLPLVPAAPPAPADPVRPPLPPAPQPRAARNPDPAQPHDPRHTPDVGRPTGFAHPQDVPGAGGPSVPSPGRDTDGAGRSFGPARAQGGATAPGLSAGSPQAWDGSGTGGPSVSSPGRDTDGAGRSFGPARVQGGVAASGSPEAWDMAGAGRTPAPVPAPTQDTPGSGVPLVASPPQGHPGGSGPARVAAPPPHLGPAVAEPIPQRPGAPAPLPVRGARAARPNPAEAVPGIRRGDRPVVEEHAGIAPTPRVGTVRGTMGKPQLPRRRAQEHIVPQLRGGPAPRQDSEQPVGHDPNLMAAFQRGIGLAEAQQSLEANVLDPAPFRPPAPLEVLLDPAAHPAPDHDRRPGGGEGAEEGGPVPLPADADVRPPHPSRIPQARPTPAAAPPEAYGARDGLDLPGPDRSTARHDGSAPAG; the protein is encoded by the coding sequence ATGTCTCACCTCCGCGCACCCGCCACACGTGCCGACCGCCGTGAGGGCGGACGGCACGGGCGGCCGGTCGCCCGCCCCGCACCGGCGTCGGCCGAGACACACATACGGCCCCAGTTGCTGCGGCTCGCCGTGCTCCCGCCGACCGCCGTCGCCCTCAGCGCCTGCGCGGTCGTCCTGTTCACCGTGCGCTCCACCGGCGTCCGGCCCGGCGTGACCCTGTGGGCGGTCCTCGCCGGCGCGGTCGCGGTGACCGGCGTCGGCATCGTGATCGCCGCCGTGGCCGCGGACCGCGCCGCACGCTCGGTCAGCGACCGCGTCGCGGCCCTGCGCCGCGGCAGCGCGCGCGGCGAGGCCGACCTGCGTGCCGTCATCGAGGCGCTGCGCCGCGGCGAGGTCCCGCCCCGACGCACGTCGCGCGGCGGACCGCCCGGCGACGCCGACGACTTCGAGCTGCTCGCCGCCGACCTGGCCCGGGCCCACGACGGGGCCGTCACCGCCGTCGTACAGGCCGCGCAGCTGTCCAGCCAGGCCGGCAGCGAACAGAAGCTGGAGGTCTTCGTCAACCTCGCGCGGCGCCTTCAGTCCCTGGTGCACCGCGAGATCTCGATCCTCGACGAGCTGGAGAACGCGATCGAGGACCCCGACCTCCTCAAGGGCCTCTTCCACGTCGACCACCTCGCCACCCGCATCCGCCGACACGCCGAGAACCTCGCCGTCCTCGGCGGGGCCGTCTCCCGGCGGCAGTGGAGCAACCCGGTCCCCATGACCGAGGTGCTGCGCTCCGCCATCGCCGAGGTCGAGCAGTACGCGCGGGTCAAACTCGTCCCGCCCATCGACGGCGAACTGCGCGGCCACGCCGTCGCCGACGTCATCCACCTGCTCGCCGAACTCGTCGAGAACGCCACGGTGTTCTCCGCCCCGCACACCCAGGTGCTGCTGCGCGCCAACCTCGTCACCTCCGGACTCGCCGTCGAGGTCGAGGACCGCGGCCTCGGTATGCCCGTCGAGGAGCAGAGCAGGATGAACGCCCTGCTCGCCGACCCCGACCAGGTCAACGTCGGCCGTCTGCTCGCCGACGGCCGCATCGGCCTGTTCGTCGTCTCCCAGCTCGCCCGGCGGCACGGCATCCGGGTCCGTCTCCAGAACAACATCTACGGCGGCGTCCAGGCCGTCCTCGTCGTGCCGCAGGCGCTGCTGGGCTCCGCGCCGGGCGTCCCCGGGGCGGTACCGCGTGAACCGGACACCGACGGCGGCGGCCTGCCCCTCGTGCCCGCCGCACCCCCCGCCCCGGCCGACCCGGTCCGGCCGCCCCTGCCGCCCGCCCCGCAGCCCCGCGCCGCCCGGAACCCCGACCCCGCACAGCCGCACGACCCACGGCACACCCCGGACGTGGGCCGGCCGACGGGCTTCGCGCACCCGCAGGACGTACCGGGTGCGGGCGGGCCCTCTGTGCCGTCCCCGGGGCGGGACACCGACGGCGCCGGGCGGTCGTTCGGCCCGGCGCGGGCGCAGGGCGGCGCCACGGCCCCCGGCCTGTCGGCCGGGTCGCCGCAAGCGTGGGACGGCTCGGGTACGGGCGGGCCCTCTGTGTCGTCCCCGGGGCGGGACACCGACGGCGCCGGGCGGTCGTTCGGCCCGGCGCGGGTGCAGGGGGGTGTCGCGGCCTCCGGCTCGCCGGAAGCGTGGGACATGGCGGGTGCGGGTCGGACACCGGCCCCGGTCCCGGCCCCGACGCAGGACACGCCCGGGTCCGGGGTGCCCCTGGTCGCCTCGCCTCCGCAGGGGCACCCGGGTGGCTCCGGCCCGGCCCGGGTCGCGGCGCCGCCCCCGCACCTCGGCCCCGCCGTCGCCGAGCCGATCCCGCAGCGGCCGGGCGCACCCGCGCCCCTGCCCGTCCGGGGCGCCCGCGCGGCACGGCCCAACCCGGCGGAGGCCGTGCCCGGCATCCGGCGCGGCGACCGGCCCGTCGTCGAGGAGCACGCGGGCATCGCGCCCACCCCGCGCGTCGGCACGGTGCGCGGCACCATGGGCAAGCCCCAACTGCCCCGCCGCCGTGCCCAGGAGCACATCGTGCCCCAGCTGCGCGGCGGCCCGGCCCCGCGCCAGGACTCAGAGCAGCCCGTCGGCCACGACCCCAACCTGATGGCGGCCTTCCAGCGCGGCATCGGCCTGGCCGAGGCCCAGCAGAGCCTGGAGGCGAACGTCCTGGACCCGGCGCCGTTCCGCCCGCCCGCCCCCCTCGAAGTCCTGCTCGACCCGGCCGCCCACCCGGCGCCGGACCACGACCGGAGACCCGGAGGCGGCGAGGGCGCGGAAGAGGGCGGGCCTGTGCCGCTCCCCGCCGACGCCGACGTACGGCCGCCGCATCCGTCCCGCATACCGCAGGCGCGCCCCACGCCCGCCGCCGCGCCGCCCGAGGCGTACGGCGCGCGTGACGGGCTGGACCTGCCCGGTCCCGACCGATCCACCGCCCGGCACGACGGGAGCGCACCAGCCGGATGA
- a CDS encoding roadblock/LC7 domain-containing protein: MASDAPTVHVSDLDWLMSGLVQRVPHTTSAVLLSCDGLVKSVHGLDPDSADHMAALASGLYSLGRSAGVRFGDGGDVRQVVVELDSTLLFVTTAGSGACLAVLAGREADAAVLGYEMSMLVKSVRPYLMTAPRQHAVEPSVMGP, encoded by the coding sequence ATGGCGAGCGATGCGCCGACCGTCCATGTATCCGATCTCGACTGGCTGATGAGCGGCCTCGTGCAGCGCGTACCGCACACCACGAGCGCGGTGCTGCTCTCCTGCGACGGGCTGGTCAAGTCGGTCCACGGCCTCGACCCCGACAGCGCCGACCACATGGCCGCCCTGGCCTCCGGCCTGTACTCCCTCGGCCGTAGCGCCGGTGTCCGGTTCGGCGACGGCGGGGACGTGCGGCAGGTCGTCGTCGAACTCGACTCGACGCTGCTGTTCGTCACCACCGCCGGCTCGGGCGCGTGTCTCGCGGTGCTCGCCGGCCGGGAGGCCGACGCGGCCGTGCTCGGCTACGAGATGTCGATGCTCGTCAAGAGCGTCCGGCCGTATCTGATGACCGCGCCCCGGCAGCACGCCGTCGAACCGTCGGTGATGGGGCCTTGA
- a CDS encoding SGNH/GDSL hydrolase family protein — MIGSYVAVGDSFTEGVGDPGPDGAFVGWADRFAVLLADRRPEGDFNYTNLAVRGKLLDQIMEDQLPRAVELAPDLVSFCAGGNDILRPGTDPDEVAERFERAISALTAAAGTVMVTTGFDTRGIPVLKHLRGKIATYNGHVRAVADRYGCPVLDLWSLKSIQDRRAWDGDRLHLSPEGHTRVALRGGQALGLEVPADPEQPWPLLPPRGTLDVRRDDVHWAREYLVPWIGRRLRGESSGDHVTAKGTLSPDDIRMRIAAVA; from the coding sequence GTGATCGGGTCGTACGTGGCGGTGGGGGACAGCTTCACCGAGGGCGTCGGCGACCCAGGCCCCGACGGGGCGTTCGTCGGCTGGGCGGACCGCTTCGCGGTGCTCCTCGCGGACCGGCGGCCCGAGGGCGACTTCAACTACACCAACCTCGCGGTCCGCGGAAAGCTGCTCGACCAGATCATGGAGGACCAACTCCCCAGGGCGGTGGAACTCGCCCCGGACCTGGTCTCCTTCTGTGCGGGCGGCAACGACATCCTCCGTCCCGGTACCGACCCGGACGAGGTCGCCGAGCGTTTCGAACGCGCGATCTCGGCCCTGACCGCCGCAGCCGGCACCGTCATGGTGACCACCGGCTTCGACACCCGTGGCATCCCCGTGCTCAAGCATCTGCGCGGCAAGATCGCCACCTACAACGGCCATGTGCGTGCCGTGGCCGACCGCTACGGCTGTCCGGTCCTCGACCTGTGGTCCCTGAAGTCCATTCAGGACCGCAGGGCCTGGGACGGCGACCGGCTCCACCTCTCCCCGGAGGGGCACACGCGCGTGGCGCTGCGCGGTGGGCAGGCCCTCGGCCTCGAGGTACCGGCCGACCCGGAGCAGCCGTGGCCGCTGCTCCCGCCGCGCGGCACCCTGGACGTGCGGCGCGACGACGTCCACTGGGCGCGCGAGTACCTGGTGCCGTGGATCGGGCGCCGGCTGCGCGGGGAGTCCTCCGGCGACCATGTGACCGCCAAGGGCACGCTGTCGCCGGACGACATCAGGATGCGGATAGCGGCCGTGGCCTGA
- a CDS encoding DUF742 domain-containing protein — protein MAAAGDGPWLDDAAGRLVRPFTVSGGRTKPSVALDLMSQVMATGATPLGYLGPEHATALHLTRAPVSVAEIAAHLKLPAAVTKVLLSDLLDCGALTTKPPEYHHIPTDRALLEAVLDGLRRQL, from the coding sequence GTGGCGGCGGCCGGTGACGGGCCCTGGCTCGACGACGCGGCCGGACGGCTGGTGCGCCCGTTCACGGTCAGCGGCGGCCGGACCAAGCCCAGCGTCGCCCTCGACCTCATGTCGCAGGTGATGGCCACCGGGGCGACCCCCCTCGGCTACCTCGGTCCCGAACACGCGACCGCGCTCCACCTGACCCGCGCGCCCGTGTCGGTGGCCGAGATCGCGGCCCATCTGAAGCTGCCGGCCGCGGTCACCAAGGTGCTGCTCTCCGACCTCCTCGACTGCGGGGCGCTGACCACCAAGCCCCCCGAGTACCACCACATCCCCACCGACCGGGCCCTTCTGGAGGCAGTGCTCGATGGACTACGACGACAGCTCTGA
- a CDS encoding glutamate dehydrogenase, whose amino-acid sequence MTAPFLSLTWTDHVTGRQGHLVVDRLVRGVCSGGLRMRAGCTLEEVTGLARGMSLKEALHYDPEARYVPLGGAKGGIDCDPRDPAAYGLLVRYLRAVRPYVESCWTTGEDLGLTQDLVDRAAAEAGLVSSVQAVYPLLDDESAARERLAAAFAVEVDGIGLDELVGGCGVAESVLTALDRAGVAYAGTRVALQGFGTMGGATARFLTRAGLTVVAVADVKGTIAHPAGLDVEALLAARDAHGTVDRAVLRPGDLELPGDAWLSVEAEVLVPAAVSYAIGVEEQERIGARWIAEAANMPVLPEAEKLLHARGVSVLPDVVVNSGTNAWWWWTLFGDIGADAAEAFAYTRRSMRALVELVLARAEADGTTPRAAAHTIAEQRLPVIAERFGRYRPGP is encoded by the coding sequence ATGACCGCCCCCTTCCTGTCGCTCACCTGGACCGACCACGTCACCGGGCGCCAGGGCCACCTGGTCGTCGACCGGCTCGTGCGCGGCGTGTGCAGCGGCGGGCTGCGGATGCGGGCGGGCTGCACCCTGGAGGAGGTGACCGGGCTCGCCCGCGGCATGAGCCTCAAGGAGGCGCTGCACTACGACCCCGAGGCCCGCTACGTCCCCCTGGGCGGAGCCAAGGGCGGCATCGACTGCGATCCGCGGGACCCGGCGGCGTACGGACTGCTGGTGCGCTATCTGCGGGCGGTGCGGCCGTACGTGGAGAGCTGCTGGACCACCGGCGAGGACCTGGGGCTGACCCAGGACCTGGTGGACCGGGCGGCCGCCGAGGCGGGGCTGGTCTCGTCCGTGCAGGCGGTCTACCCGCTGCTGGACGACGAGTCCGCCGCGCGCGAGCGGCTCGCCGCCGCCTTCGCCGTCGAGGTGGACGGCATCGGCCTGGACGAGCTGGTCGGCGGCTGCGGGGTCGCCGAGTCCGTGCTGACCGCCCTGGACCGGGCCGGGGTGGCCTACGCCGGGACGCGGGTCGCCCTCCAGGGGTTCGGCACCATGGGCGGGGCCACGGCGCGCTTTCTCACGCGCGCGGGGCTGACGGTCGTGGCCGTCGCCGACGTGAAGGGCACGATCGCCCACCCGGCCGGTCTCGACGTGGAGGCGCTGCTCGCCGCGCGGGACGCCCACGGCACCGTGGACCGCGCCGTACTGCGGCCCGGCGACCTCGAGCTGCCGGGGGACGCCTGGCTGTCGGTGGAGGCGGAGGTGCTGGTGCCGGCCGCCGTGTCGTACGCCATCGGGGTCGAGGAGCAGGAGCGGATCGGCGCCCGGTGGATCGCCGAGGCGGCCAACATGCCCGTCCTGCCGGAAGCGGAGAAGCTGCTGCACGCGCGCGGGGTGAGCGTGCTGCCGGACGTCGTCGTCAACTCCGGGACGAACGCCTGGTGGTGGTGGACGCTGTTCGGCGACATCGGCGCGGACGCGGCGGAGGCCTTCGCGTACACGCGCCGCTCGATGCGTGCCCTGGTGGAACTGGTGCTGGCCCGCGCCGAGGCGGACGGCACGACACCCCGGGCCGCCGCGCACACGATCGCCGAGCAGCGGCTGCCGGTGATCGCGGAACGCTTCGGGCGGTACCGGCCCGGTCCGTGA
- a CDS encoding MBL fold metallo-hydrolase codes for MSGFRSLSSGLRALQPAAFGADPSGERLARIRRSPHFKDGVFQNPGGLASTRPSGSMLEFAKVFFDKDQRPRRAPAGTVPVHPTTLADLAKPPATGLRLTWMGHSSVLAEIDGQRVLFDPVWGERCSPFPFAGPKRLHPVPLPLAALGPVDVVVISHDHYDHLDLPTIKALADTDTLFAVPLGVGAHLEHWGVSADRLRELDWHEATKVGGLTLTATPARHFCGRGLRNTQHTLWASWVVAGEEHRIYHSGDTGYFEGFKDIGAEHGPFDATMIQIGAYSDFWPDIHMTPEEGMRAHLDLQSGPGGVMLPIHWGTFNLATHAWTDPGEGTLAAARAVGARAALPRPGEPFEPAAETVPGEPWWREAALAPAAGWQPLIATAIKAKADTESDESRDAVEGGEASEAVPAG; via the coding sequence GTGTCCGGTTTCCGTTCCCTGAGCTCCGGGCTCCGCGCTCTACAGCCCGCGGCCTTCGGCGCGGATCCGAGCGGTGAGCGCCTGGCGCGCATCCGCAGATCGCCCCACTTCAAGGACGGGGTCTTCCAGAACCCCGGCGGCCTGGCGAGTACCCGGCCCTCGGGCTCGATGCTCGAGTTCGCCAAGGTCTTCTTCGACAAGGACCAGCGTCCCCGCCGCGCGCCCGCGGGCACCGTACCGGTGCACCCCACCACCCTCGCCGACCTCGCCAAGCCGCCGGCGACAGGTCTGCGGCTGACCTGGATGGGGCACTCCAGCGTGCTCGCGGAGATCGACGGGCAGCGCGTGCTGTTCGACCCCGTCTGGGGCGAGCGCTGCTCCCCCTTCCCCTTCGCGGGGCCCAAGCGGCTGCACCCGGTCCCGCTGCCGCTGGCCGCGCTGGGCCCGGTCGACGTCGTCGTCATCTCCCACGACCACTACGACCATCTGGACCTGCCCACGATCAAGGCGCTCGCGGACACGGACACCCTGTTCGCCGTGCCGCTCGGCGTCGGCGCCCACCTCGAACACTGGGGCGTGTCCGCCGACCGGCTGCGCGAGCTGGACTGGCACGAGGCGACGAAGGTCGGCGGACTCACCCTGACCGCCACCCCGGCCCGGCACTTCTGCGGCCGCGGTCTGCGCAACACCCAGCACACCCTGTGGGCCTCCTGGGTGGTCGCGGGCGAGGAGCACCGGATCTACCACAGTGGTGACACGGGCTACTTCGAGGGCTTCAAGGACATCGGCGCCGAGCACGGCCCGTTCGACGCGACGATGATCCAGATCGGCGCCTACTCGGACTTCTGGCCCGACATCCACATGACCCCCGAGGAGGGCATGCGCGCCCACCTGGACCTCCAGAGCGGTCCCGGCGGAGTGATGCTGCCGATCCACTGGGGCACGTTCAACCTCGCCACCCACGCGTGGACCGACCCGGGGGAGGGCACCCTGGCCGCCGCGCGGGCCGTCGGGGCACGGGCCGCCCTGCCCCGGCCCGGCGAGCCCTTCGAGCCCGCCGCCGAGACCGTCCCGGGCGAGCCGTGGTGGCGGGAGGCGGCACTCGCGCCGGCCGCCGGATGGCAGCCGCTGATCGCGACGGCAATCAAGGCCAAAGCCGATACCGAGAGTGACGAAAGTCGGGACGCCGTCGAGGGTGGCGAGGCGTCGGAGGCGGTCCCGGCGGGCTGA